CAATGGCCCGGGCTGTGCGTAGCTCCTGAAGATCTCGGCAGGCGATCGTGGACCGTGAAGCGCCCGGACTACTTCTTCCACTCCGAGCGTTGGCCTGCTACGGCCACGCTGCGGCTGCAGGTTCCCAGGACCGACTTCACGGACCACCAACTGCGCGAAGCGGTCGCGCAAGAAGCGGAGCGCCTGCAGGAACAGGCACGCATCAGGATGCGCGAGAGCGGACGTCGGTTCATGGGTCCACAGGCGGTGCTGCAAGCGGCCCCGGAAAAGCGCGCGACGGCGCCGGAACCGCGGGTGTCACGCAACCCGAGCTTCGCGGTCGGCCGGCACCGGCCCGGGGCGTATCGACGTGCGGTGCAGGAACTGCGAGCCTTTCGAGACGCGTACACCGCCGCGCTCTGCATCTGGCGTGACGGCGACCGCGATGTGGAGTTTCCAGCGGGCACAGTGCAGATGGTGCTGGTACACGCGGCCCGAGCCGCTCCCGCACCGAACAGCTGAGCTCGAACGTCGCAAAGCGACCGCGGCACGGAGCCCAAAAGGAGCTCCGGCCGCATCGCCGCGTCTCGGGTGCGCTCCGAACTGTACAAAGACGCCCCCAGTAAAGGCAAAGCGCGCACCACCGCCCTCACCACCACCCTTGGGACCGCCCTAAGACCCGATCCGGTCGCTCGCTTTGCCGCCCGCGCTCGCGTTCCAGCTCGGGAATCGGTACGCTTCCACTTCCACCCCCGGTCAGTACAGTGCTTATGCTCAGCGAACGTACTCGGCGAGGGCCATCACGTTCTCGAAGCCAGCAGCCTCCGAGCGAAGCTTGGCCGTGTCCGCCGGCCGTGCCAGCGGGCAGGTCACGCCCCCGGCTCCCACCGAGGTCCACAGGCCCGCGCCGTTGACCAGACGGTATGCGCCCGAAGCGTCCGTTTTCCAACGCAGGAACATCAGCATCTCCCCTGTCGGCAGCGTCTCCTCCAGCTGGACAACGAAGGCGTCCAGTTGGTCCGGTGGGCGAAACCGGAAAAACTCAATCACAAGGGGGCCAGGCATGCCGCGAACCACCTCCGTCGGGACGATGTCCATGGCCACGTAGAACGCCACCTGCTGGGGTCCGCCTACGGGCAACTGTTGTCGGATCTGGCGTGTCGCGCGCGGAGCCGCCAGCGTCCCGCGGACGACCAAGTCTGCCGCCGCGGCCATCTCCCGCAGCGTGGCATACCCCTCGACTCCATCACCGACCAGACCCAGGGCATCCCAAAAGAGCTGGCTGTGTTTGGAGCGCGCGCTCGGCGCCGCTGGAGTATCTGGTGCGTCGTCGAGTCCACCACATGCGGCTAGCATCACAAGCAGGCCTCCGAGGGCCACGGGCAACATCGCTCTACACATAGACCGCCTCTCCGTACAGTGTCAGCCCCGAGTGTATTCCGTCTGCGCCGACAGGTGCATGCGGACTGGCCCGACTCAGCACAAACCGGTTGCGGCGTACGCTTTCTCGCGTCCAGCAACCCCGTGCGGCATCCCAGCGCACCCATCATGTCTCCCTACATATTCTATTTCCGTACGTACTCCGCCAATTGCACCACACTCGCGATAGTAGCGACCTCCCCTCCAAGCCTTGCCCCCTCCTGTGCATCCGCCAGAGGGGCTCGCAGGCCACCTTTGTTCTCGCTCCACAAACCTGCTCGATTTACCAGCCGGTAGCCGCCCACTCCATCTTGTTTGTGTCTGAGGAAAAGTAACACCTCCCCCTTTGGAAGCAAGTCCGCCATGCGTGCCACGTCGGCACTACTTTCCACTCTCCACGGGATTGTCAACTCTACTTGAACTGCATTTCTAGTCTCACCCCGAATCATTTCGATCGCGTCCACATCAACTACGGTAAAGCTTACCGTGCCTACTGACATGTCGCGTCCTACTGTACGGCCCAAGCGCATATTCCTCAGTGTTCCATGCACTACCAAATCTGCAGCGTCCGCCATGTCCTGAAGCCCATCGTAGCTTTCTATTTCACCACCCGTGAAACGTAACATCCTCCAAAACGCTTCATCCTCTCCCTCTAGTGCTGTAGTTGTCTGCCAAAAACTGACGCCACAAACAAATGCAGCTAGTGCAAATGGCAGCACCCTCGAACTGAAGTCCCTAAATACGTATCTTAGCCTGGTCACAGTCATGCTCTCTACCTTATCACCACCAATTCCTCACAACCAATCGGTGCTCGCATTTCCTTTGGCTCCTTCACCAAAGCGAATTCAGTCCTCCTTTCGTGGCATTGAAGGGTCTCCGTCTGATCTCAGGCTGCATCCAGAGCCATTCACAAGTACAGACAGCGGAGAACTGACTCGCATACGGTTTGCCACGTCCATGACAAAAAAACGACGGCACCCTCCAGCTCCATCTATATTGTAGTATCAATCAAACCAGTCTTCGAGATGCGCCAAATCATGAGAACTATAAAATAGAGACGGCGGACTAGCTGCTTGCATACAACTACCATTCCGATGGCGTAAGCCGACGGCATGCCCTAGCTCATGACAGGCCGCCGTCTGCGCCGGAATCGGGAATGGCACATAGAATAGATTAATACGTTGAACACTCATCGATATGCCTTGGAAGGGATGGGAGCCCCATGTCCAGCCCCAGCCAACGTTCTGTCCAAACCAACCCGTATCTCCGTAGTTCTCATCCAATACACATGCGTCGTGCACGGAATCATGACAGTAGTTCGTTGGTGCCGAACTTGGAAGGAACAACGGGACTTGCTGCAGGTTTGCCACTGCAGAAACCGTACCAGCATCTACGGCCGGTGTGAGGAATAGTCGACCCACCGTGAAGTAAGCGTCACCCTGCACCCAAACACCACCGCCAATAAACGGGACACCGTAGCTCCCGAAATT
The DNA window shown above is from Pseudomonadota bacterium and carries:
- a CDS encoding transposase yields the protein QWPGLCVAPEDLGRRSWTVKRPDYFFHSERWPATATLRLQVPRTDFTDHQLREAVAQEAERLQEQARIRMRESGRRFMGPQAVLQAAPEKRATAPEPRVSRNPSFAVGRHRPGAYRRAVQELRAFRDAYTAALCIWRDGDRDVEFPAGTVQMVLVHAARAAPAPNS